CGAAACCCCAGAAGAGATCGCCATCAGTATTCTGGCCGAAATTCTTACGGTAAAACATCAAGCCAGCGGCGCCCAACTCAAGCAAGAAGTCGCCGGTATAGGGCATAAACGGGTGCTGATCCGGGGCGCAGGTGATATGGCCAGTGGTGTGGCAGTACGCCTGCACCGCGCCGGATTTGAAGTGATTATGACGGATATCCCACTGCCAACTCATATCCGCCGCACCGTGGCGTTTGCCCAGTGTCTTTATGATGGTGAAATGACGCTAGAAGGCATTACTGCCCGGCGCGCCGACAGCCTTGACTGTATCAATGATATTCTCAAACAAGGCGCCATCCCGGTTCTGGCCGATCCTGACTGTGAATTACTGCCTCAGTTAGCACCTCGCTATCTGGTGGATGCCATTTTAGCCAAGCGTAATCTGGGAACCCATATGGCCATGGCGCCTTTCACTATCGGCCTTGGCCCGGGCTTTAACGCCGGTAAAGATTGCCATTGTGTGGTGGAAACTAACCGTGGTCACCAGCTTGGTCGGTTAGTGTATCAGGGCGAAAGCAGCGCTAATACCGGTATACCCGGCGATATCTGCGGCTATACCCATGAGCGGGTGATGCGCGCGCCTCACGCAGGCACCTTCCACACAGTTGTAGCGCTGGGAGACATAGTCAATGAAGGGGATGTGGTGGCCTATATTGACGAAACGCCGGTAACCGCGCCCCTCAGTGGCATGGTGCGCGGGTTACTTAATAGTGAGTTACCTGTCGGCACCGGCTTTAAGATTGGTGATATTGACCCCAGAGGCGAGCTAGCCGACTGCACGACAGTATCAGACAAAGCCCGCGCCATTGGCGGCAGTGTGTTAGAAGCCATACTCAATTTTAATTTATCAAAAATATAGAAAAACAAGATTTTAAGTTACTGTAAATAAACTAAATAACCGCACCGATTTATATATACTTTCTAGAACAAATAAAATCGGTGCTCTACTAAAAAAAACAATTTAAATATAACCAATTCTTTTAGTTATCATATTGACAAAAATGTAAGACCTTGAGACCAATCATTATTAACGATTAAAACATGAATTTATTGCTATTTATCTTCTAACCGTTAATTTTATAAAGTTAAATAATAGAGTGTTGAAATATATACGTTTTTAAGAAACTTAAAACACGCCAAGTCTTATGCTTGCATTTGCTCCCCAAAAACATTACCGTGTCAATAATATTACAAATAATATACATTCCACGTCTCGTTAGAGGTAACTCATCATAATTTTTCCGATAAATAGGTCGGATGTAATGTAAAAATATATATTTATTACAACAATATGTACTAACAGCAGGATTAATTTAAAGAAATGGAGTAATGACCTATGATGAAGGCTAAAATTTTTATTTCTATGTCTCTGTTAGCCATTAGTACCTCGTCTTATGCGGTTGTTCACAAAAATATCACCTTCAAGCGGGAATGTGTATATCCTGAAATCAAATTTCCTGTTGCGGATGTCAAAGATAATATGAGCTTCTTCCGTCAAAATATGGGGCGGTGGCAAATCACAGAGTTAGCAGGTAATTATGTTATTATGGGTAGTGGTTATAACTATCAGATAAAAAAAGGCCGGGCGGGCTATACTTTTTGTGTTAGTGATGGCGTTATTACTCAACAATCTCAAATGAATGATATGTATAACAATCCACAATACTTCAAAAATTTACTATTAGAATACAATCCACTTACCGTTATTACCTCTGATGGGAATTGGTTAAGGCAGTTTACTTTACCTCAACTGGATAATAATAATAATAAAAACACCTTTGTCATTAACAGAAAATCCACATACCCGGTCAGAATAAATTTTTTATTTAATGATAAAGAACCATATATAGAAGTACCTAAAAATACCTCTTTATATTTTTATTTCAATGGTAATAATTGGTTACCTAGTCCCAAATGGAGTGCGCACAGACAACATCAATTAAATGAAATAAAAAATAACGTTCAAATATTCACTAATAACATCAATAAATATGGGGTTTATCAAGCTGCTACATCAGATGGAAACTGGGTAAATAATTTGACGCTTCCAGAGTCAGGCATCAACAATGGTCGAGTATTCATGTTTAATCGTAGAGCGACTTGGGCGACAACGATTAAATTTGATGGTAGGACTATAACACCCGGAAAAGATACTACAACTTATATAATAAGACTTAATGATAAATGGGCCATTTTAGGCGAAAAAGAAGTGATTAAGGCAAGATTATTTCAACATGGTTCTTATAAAGGTCAACAACTACCATTAACAGGAAATATCACTGATTTAGGAAGTTTCAATAAGCAAATGTCTGCAATTAAAGTTGAAGATGGCTGGCGAGCCATTATTTATTCAGGGCGTAATTATACAGGAGAGTCAAGAACGATTAGCGCACAGCATTTATCTTGGATAGGTAGTAATTGGAATGATCGAGTTCAATCAGTAAGGTTTGAGAAACGTAGCCACATTTGGTAAATATGTCTTATCTCTGTAAATAGTCATGACGCCTATTTTCAGAGCATTAGCTATTGATTTTTAATCATGTTTAACTATACATGTTTTAATTGAATAAGTTGACTGTTATATCCTATACGTAACAATGAACAGAACATAACAGTCAACAAATTATTAAGGTTATCTGGTTAAACATACAGCGCTAATATTAACTAATATCTTTTTGGAGAGATATCTCTATGAGGCAATTGAAAAAAATATTTCTTTTTAGCGTATCTATATTCTCTATAGGTATAAGCAATGCTAATGCTAAAGTTTATGACGATATTACCTTTCACTATGGTAATTGTCCCCAAGGGAGAGTTCTATTTCCAACAAAAGATGTTCCAGATAATATGAGTTATTTTAGAGGTCATATGGGGAAATGGCAGATTACTAAAATTTCTGATGGTAATGTGATTATGGGAAGGCGCTATGGCCATCAAGTAAAAAAAGGCTCAGCTAATAGCTCTTTTTGCATCACAGTCGAAGAACAGGGGATAAAATATAATCGGATCACTTACGAAAGACAGTGTTTGCCAGGCTCCAAACCTATTCCTTTGATCGATGTACCTGCTAATATGGATTTTTTCCGTAGCAATATGGGCAAGTGGCAAATAACCCAAATCGCTGATCGACATGTGATTATGGGGGCAGGCTATGGATTTGCCGTGAAATCCGGTACCGCTGGTTATTTTTACTGTGCCAATGATGGGATTATCAGAGATCAGGCAGATATGACCAGAATAGTTAATAGCCCTGATTTTTTCAAACAGTTAATTAACAAATACACCTCACTAGTTGTTATTACTTCTAATGGTAACTGGGAACCTAAATTTACCTTACCGGCCCCAGTTAAAGAAGGGCATAAATTTTCACTGGAACGAAATTCTGATGAAAATGTTCAAATCGAGTTTAAAAACATAGACTATGATTATTCCGGTAATATTGTTACAGATATACCTAAAGGGCTAAGATTACCATTTAGGTATAGTGGGGGAAACTGGTATTTTGTTCCGCTTTATTTTGCCACAACCCAGCTTAAATTACAGCTAGTGGAAAAACCTGATAAGCTTAATGCAATATTAAACCAATATAGAGCGATTTATGTACGTACTGATTTTATTAGAACACTCCCCAAATTAATCTTAAATAATGATGCACCTGATGGTTCTTCCATTGAATTCAGACGAGAAAATAAGGACAGTGCTACTGTGATTACCTACTCAGGTATCACAATTACCCCTGATAATAAAACCACGACGCGTTTTGTTAAACAAAATGGTACTTGGTATAGCGATCGACCGTCTGCAAAGATTGTTGATAATAATACTCTTATCAGACAAATGGGCAACGACCCCAGTATTCTTGCTGGCTTCCTTAAAGATTACCGTAGAGTCATAGTCAAAACTTGGAATGGTAATTGGACCAGAAGTCTGAAGCTACCCAACGCGGCAGATACAGGTGAAGGTCACTTATTCGAGTTGGATCGAAAATCAGGCTGGGGACTTTTACTCCAATTTCCAGGACATACAGTTGAACCACGTTTTGGTAGTAAAACCAAGTTCGCAGCTGTAAACAATAAATGGATAATGCAAGGGCAAAAGCTAATTAATTCCAGAGCTGAGATCCCCACTATTTCCACTGCAGACGGTATTAAAAATTTGCTGGATCAGTACGGAAATATCAGCATCCAAATGAGCGATGGTATTTACACCAGAAATGTCTATCTTCCAGATGATGCACGAAATGGTGAGTTTGTCAGTGTGAAACGCGATTCAAGCTGGGCTGTTACTGTGCGTTATTCAGGACAGCAAACTGTAATCGGACGCGGTGATGAAAAGCTATTCTATTTCTCAGGAAATAAATGGCATCTGATTGATATCAATTAATCTTCTTTGCTGTATATCTAAGCCTGACCTTTTCAATTGATAGTGGATAGGGTCAGGCTTAAGTTCTTATCAAAATAAACATTGCCTAAGATATTGTGATAGTATCAATGAGCTATTTCTTAAGATCTTATACAAAATAAAACAGCGTTATTAAATAATTATTCATTACCGAATAGACATACTAAGTCTTATAACCTTATTTAATCCATTAGCGTCCGCTAAGCCATTGCTTACTTTTTTATTACAGTCGCTTAGACTTATAGCAATACATGCTTATTTTAGGCAAGGAATACTAATGGCTGTAATTAATCAACTCCATTATGTCAAGTATCCATCTTTAATCTCATTCACAATCTCATAGCAAAAATATCCAAACGTCAACATCCAGCATTTAAATGGGAAATATAGCTCACTATGTCAAATATTAATCACTGCCACAACATTCGCTAATAACACACCGTAATTTTACGACTGTTATCAATATCAATACAGGGGGTTAAATCGTCATGTAATAAATCTGGCATAGGATAATCTTTAGGCAATTTCAGTTGAGTATGATACGGCACAGGTAACGTCAAATAACAAGACGCTTGACCACAACAACAGTGAGTAGGAGTACACCCTCGGTAAATTAGCTCACCGGTAACTAGGTTAAAATCGACATAATTATCATTATAACCACACTCTTGATGCTACTGAGTTACCCCAATCATGGGACAATCTTTACCATTGAAACGAAATCGCTCTATCTGGGAAAATGATCCAATCACTAAAGCTCCTCTGTGTCGGACGCGTATTCAACCCCGAAGTGCACCACTCGCTTCATTAAGCTGCTTTTCGTAATTCATCGAATACTACAGCAGGCTGTTTGAAACCAAGGCACTTTCTCGGACGTGAGTTAAGTGCTCGTTCGATGTCAGCAATTTGCTTATCCGTTACCGTGCGTAAATCAGTTCCCTTGCGGATATACTGCCGCAACAGACCATTGAAATTCTCATTCAACCCACGTTCCCATGATGAGTATGGGTTGGCGAAATAGATATCTACCTTCAGTGCTTGTGCAACCTTTTGATGGTCACAGAACTCGCTGCCATTGTCCGCTGTGATAGTGTGAACGTGACTGCGATACCGCCAAAGCATGCCTATCATGGCTCGGCTCACATCGGCTGCGCTTTTGGCGGGCACTTTACGGATTAGATACAGTTTGCTTTTGCGTTCAACCAAACTGACTATAGCGCCAGTGCCTTGTTTTCCCAACACCGTATCGGCTTCCCAATCACCTAATCGTGCTTTTTCGTCGACAACTGCCGGCCGGTGTTCAATACCTATGCGATTTGGAATGATAACCCGTTTCGCACGACAGCCTTTGCGGTATTTACGATGACCGCGTCTCAGCGCTTTATAGAGCTTTCCGCCACGCTGCTTGTCCTGCTGAACAAAGCCATAAATCCATGCATGACTGACAGGGTAACCGATAAGTTGACCTACGCCCGCGATTTGTTCTGGACTCCACTTTTGCTTCAGTCCGAACTCAACGAAAGTGACGGTCGTTACAGACACTCGATTTTTGGCAGCCTGGCAGCGGCGCTTAACTGTCTTGGCCTGTGCAACTTCAGGCAAATAATGATTGTCACGAATACGGTTACGACGAACCTCTCTACTCACCGTGCTGTGGCTCACTTTTAAGCGTTTGCCGATTGCTCGATAGCTGAAGCCCTCGCGTAGGTAGGCTTCGATCTGGTATCGTTGCCCTTCGATCAACTGCTTGTAACTCATGGTAATGACTTCTATTTGTTTGGCGACGATAGAGTACCACCTACAGGCAGTTGATCTCTTCTTACCGTTTAACCATGAGTGGTGCACTTATTATCTGAATTCAAGGATAACCAATGCACCGCGAACAATATTTATATCTTGAAACCAATCTCGACCACCATCACCGCTATCCATGATATGAAATGCTGATGACTGCCATAATTGCCATTGATGATGACGATATTGATAAATATGAATCTCCCGGTTGCCGTCAATATTTACCACCACAACCTGCTCAACATGACCATCACGATTTAAATCGCCCAATGCTTTTGTGATAATAGTCCCCCGAGCTTGTTTTGGCACAGTATTCAACGCTTGTGTGGGAATGCTTTCCTGTATATGAGTCTTTTCTAGCTGGCCCGCTACCGCTGATACAGGCCTTATCCACATTAACTAAATAAATATCCCAGTAACCTTTCTGCGCCACAATTTAAATTTGATCACAATTATTTCTCCATAAGAAGGAGTTCAGTAAAAATATTAAGCACTTTTAGATTGCTTTTCTATGCTCAAATAACAGGTAATTAAGTTATTATTATCAAGTTACATAAATACAACATAACTTAAGCATGTTCACTATTTATTCCTATATTTTATTAGTAATAATTTAGATTAATGTTTTATTCTGCGATACCAATTCTTAGCTGGAATATTATTCCAATCTAAAGAGTATTGTTTTCCGTTAAATCGTAGCACTGTCTGATAAGAGGTCGCTTTACCTTTATAAAAGTTGCCATTTTTAACCACCTCCTCTTGCCCATGGGTTAACAGTTTCAAATCGTATAACCCATGTGATACTGAGGGTAACACCTGTAATATTGCTTTAGCATTTTCGCTAATCGCACGCTCACTTCCACCACAAGCAACACCTTCACTCATAGACCAATAAGACATAGGCAATTTTTGAATTAAGGGCTGCAACTC
This region of Shewanella sp. NFH-SH190041 genomic DNA includes:
- the yqeB gene encoding selenium-dependent molybdenum cofactor biosynthesis protein YqeB, whose translation is MSIFEHAARLEQDNQAFALASIIETRGSAPRHQGKMIVKADGNIIGTVGGGMIERYIIDQAIEAIKAGESRTVTGRMARTGHNAMDMDCGGAMTVFIEVIGNKPALVLVGAGHVNRALAQAAHVLGFAITVADCYSESLKEQHFPNGTQRILGATMEQAIEQLTITPESFVVIATNHQDQDAISKLVDCDCRYIGLMASRRKVQVLFSHLRTLGVSEQRISQIHSPVGFNIGAETPEEIAISILAEILTVKHQASGAQLKQEVAGIGHKRVLIRGAGDMASGVAVRLHRAGFEVIMTDIPLPTHIRRTVAFAQCLYDGEMTLEGITARRADSLDCINDILKQGAIPVLADPDCELLPQLAPRYLVDAILAKRNLGTHMAMAPFTIGLGPGFNAGKDCHCVVETNRGHQLGRLVYQGESSANTGIPGDICGYTHERVMRAPHAGTFHTVVALGDIVNEGDVVAYIDETPVTAPLSGMVRGLLNSELPVGTGFKIGDIDPRGELADCTTVSDKARAIGGSVLEAILNFNLSKI
- a CDS encoding IS30 family transposase, which encodes MSYKQLIEGQRYQIEAYLREGFSYRAIGKRLKVSHSTVSREVRRNRIRDNHYLPEVAQAKTVKRRCQAAKNRVSVTTVTFVEFGLKQKWSPEQIAGVGQLIGYPVSHAWIYGFVQQDKQRGGKLYKALRRGHRKYRKGCRAKRVIIPNRIGIEHRPAVVDEKARLGDWEADTVLGKQGTGAIVSLVERKSKLYLIRKVPAKSAADVSRAMIGMLWRYRSHVHTITADNGSEFCDHQKVAQALKVDIYFANPYSSWERGLNENFNGLLRQYIRKGTDLRTVTDKQIADIERALNSRPRKCLGFKQPAVVFDELRKAA